A stretch of Malassezia japonica chromosome 6, complete sequence DNA encodes these proteins:
- the NEP1 gene encoding rRNA small subunit pseudouridine methyltransferase Nep1 (EggNog:ENOG503NXBG; COG:J; BUSCO:EOG09263DFA), translating into MADEDYFSPDESETGRSAVSAPATTAFRKMSRLPSNEGRADLRASRSVTSLRNPYLQDEEMAPAGEDDDEEAAPAPAKSVLSPTAAPHTPASVLRAQAPVASTSSKRTRAGPTLVPNAPKVPKTISEKNNTPRLIVVLEQACLETYKISSGSATHARGNKEASEKYALLNCDDHQKVLAKMGRDIAEARPDITHQCLLTLLDSPLNKAGLLQVYIHTSKGVLIEVNPQVRIPRTFKRFSGLMVQLLHRLSIRSVKGSEKLLRVIKNPVTDHFPPNTHKITLSYNAPVQRLSSYLATVPPDRSLAVFVGAMAHGEDNFADNVVDEKISISEYSLSASVACGKFCCSLEDLWGIV; encoded by the exons ATGGCGGACGAAGACTACTTTTCGCCGGACGAGTCGGAGAcggggcgctcggcggtgaGCGCGCCTGCGACGACGGCATTTCGCAAGATGTCGCGTCTGCCGAGTAACGAGGGTCGTGCAGAcctgcgtgcgtcgcgctccgtgacgtcgctgcgcaaccCCTACCtgcaggacgaggagatggcgccggcgggcgaggacgacgacgaagaggcggcgccggcgccggccaagtCGGTGCTCTCGCCgaccgctgcgccgcacacgcctgcgtcggtgctgcgtgcgcaggcgccggttgcgtcgacctcgtcgaagcgcacgcgcgcggggCCGACGCTCGTGCCGAATGCGCCCAAAGTGCCCAAGACCATCTCGGAGAAGAACaacacgccgcgcctgattgtcgtgctcgagcaggcaTGCCTCGAGACCTACAAGAtctcgagcggcagcgcgacgcacgcgcgggGAAACAAGGAGGCGAGCGAAAAGTACGCACTCCTCAACTGTGACGACCACCAAAAGGTGCTGGCAAAGATGGGCCGCGacattgccgaggcgcgcccgGACATTACGCACCAGTGTCTCTTGACACTCCTCGACTCGCCGCTGAACAAGGCGGGTCTCTTGCAAGTGTACATTCACACCTCCAAAGGCGTGCTGATCGAGGTGAATCCGCAGGTGCGCATTCCCCGCACGTTTAAGCGCTTCAGCGGACTGATGG TGCAACTGCTTCATCGCCTGAGCATCCGCAGCGTCAAGGGCTCGGAAAAGCTCTTGCGTGTGATCAAAAACCCCGTGACGGACCACTTTCCCCCAAACACCCACAAGATTA CGCTCTCGTACAATgcgccggtgcagcgcctctcGTCGTACCTCGCGACCGTACCGCCCGaccgctcgctcgcggtgTTTGTCGGCGCGATGGCGCACGGAGAAGACAACTTTGCGGACAACGTGGTGGACGAAAAGATCTCCATCTCGGAGTACTCGCTAAGCGCAAGCGTAGCGTGCGGCAAGTTTTGCTGCAGCCTCGAGGATCTGTGGGGCATCGTGTAA
- a CDS encoding uncharacterized protein (EggNog:ENOG503NU1E; COG:V; BUSCO:EOG09262E7I): MLATLSSSATETTVNFSPDDSDLLDFSLPAVAHKELPKQLLPPAPPRPAAKLAHGLIPVSNRFWFGVFPHETLPSAESLNASNGLTYAQFPSDMPSGARPSKVHWFCIDEDLVYLSFSNDWGPLNIAMFYRFCVHVHQMLIDDEMASMHLCLYTSTDAHYKANAALLCALYAMTIDHISPADAFFPYSEMELMPFRDAGYGRADFSLTMQDILYGMRRALDNNLLDLTTFDLEEYEHYEQVQHGDWNWITPQFLAFASPKDRTYMAMLAASGGQPCAVPYTTAKPTGLLRSTVDYFVEHKIGLVVRLNNPLYNRTAFTQAGLEHKDMYFDDGSNPSDEIVQAFIADADRIIQSGRAVAVHCKAGLGRTGVLIGAYLIWKYQFTASEVIGYMRIMRPGCVVGPQQHYMYERAGMWMRWGVEHRLRIELQGAVPQTPSAKRTQDATHTPHTAPAVKPTPCVGQPRKSPSPKRRRVGLLGSSTSSESSQDERSRVVSDERDATTVERLVEQQTDEEMLGVLPPKASATEIAAENAKRMAQATLTPRAAERPADATSPRPVDSTRAARADSPGRTTPRVRRAMAPAQPTQSPAPRLKSPVRMAPRSGENVPPPRRFVARPRP; the protein is encoded by the coding sequence atGCTCGCGACGCTTTCTTCGAGTGCTACGGAGACGACCGTCAACTTTTCGCCGGATGATTCTGACCTCCTGGACTTTTCGCTGCCCGCGGTGGCGCACAAGGAGCTGCCCAAGCAGCTTCTCCCCCCCGCCCCcccgcgcccggcggccaAGCTCGCCCACGGCCTGATTCCTGTTTCGAACCGATTTTGGTTCGGTGTTTTCCCACACGAGACGCTGCCTTCGGCGGAGTCGCTCAATGCAAGCAATGGCCTGACCTATGCGCAATTTCCCAGCGATATGCCGagtggcgcgcggccctCCAAAGTGCACTGGTTCTGTATTGACGAGGACCTCGTGTACCTGAGTTTTTCCAACGATTGGGGTCCCCTCAACATTGCCATGTTTTACCGTTTTTGCGTGCATGTGCACCAGATGCTCATTGACGACGAGATGGCGTCGATGCACCTTTGTTTGTATACCAGCACCGATGCGCACTACAAAGCGAACGCGGCCCTGCTCTGCGCCCTCTACGCAATGACCATCGACCACATTTCGCCCGCGGACGCGTTTTTCCCCTACAGCGAGATGGAGCTGATGCCCTTCCGCGATGCTGGCtacggccgcgccgatTTCAGTTTGACCATGCAGGATATCCTGTACGGcatgcgccgtgcgctcgacaacAACCTTTTGGACCTCACGACTTTTGATCTGGAAGAATACGAGCACTATGAGCAGGTCCAGCACGGCGACTGGAACTGGATCACGCCCCAGTTCCTCGCGTTTGCCAGCCCCAAAGACCGGACGTACATGGCGATGCTCGCCGCGAGTGGCGGGCAGCCGTGTGCCGTGCCGTATACCACCGCCAAGCCGACTgggctgctgcgcagcacggtCGACTACTTTGTCGAGCACAAAATCGGGCTCGTGGTGCGCCTCAACAACCCGCTGTACAACCGCACGGCGTTCACCCAGGCGGGCCTGGAGCACAAGGACATGTACTTTGACGACGGGTCGAATCCCTCTGACGAGATCGTCCAGGCGTTTATCGCGGATGCGGACCGCATCATCCAGAGCGGCCGTGCCGTTGCGGTGCACTGCAAAGCGggcctcgggcgcaccGGTGTGCTGATCGGCGCCTACCTCATCTGGAAGTACCAATTCACGGCAAGCGAGGTGATTGGGTACATGCGCATCATGCGTCCTGGCTGCGTCGTCGGGCCGCAGCAGCACTACAtgtacgagcgcgcggGAATGTGGATGCGCTGgggcgtcgagcaccgcctgcgcatcgagctccagggcgccgtgccgcagACGCCCAGCGCAAAGCGCACGCAGGACGCGACGCACACACCGCacaccgcgccggcggtgaAGCCGACACCCTGCGTGGGCCAGCCGCGCAAGAGCCCCAGCCcaaagcgccgccgcgtcgggctGCTGGGCagcagcacctcgtccgAAAGCAGCCAGGACGAGCGGTCGCGCGTCGTGtccgacgagcgcgacgcgaccACCGTCGAAAGGCTCGTGGAGCAGCAGACGGACGAAGAGATGCTCGGTGTTCTCCCCCCGAAAGCGTCTGCGACCGAGATCGCAGCCGAGAACGCGAAGCGCATGGCGCAAGCCACGCTCACGccccgcgcggccgagcggcccgccgacgcgacgagcccgcGCCCCGTGgactcgacgcgcgcggcgcgtgccgactCGCCCGgccgcacgacgccgcgtgtgcgccgtgcgatggcgcctgcgcagccgacgcagagccccgcgccgcggctcaAGAGCCCGGTGCGGATGGCGCCCCGGAGCGGCGAAAATGTGcctccgccgcggcggttTGTTGCGCGTCCGCGTCCTTAG
- the COX15 gene encoding Cytochrome c oxidase assembly protein cox15 (COG:O; TransMembrane:8 (i39-60o126-144i156-175o205-227i264-285o353-370i391-410o416-436i); EggNog:ENOG503NWB3): MLPKTVAQPLRPAARTPQVNMLRAYATSTATPLLASRPIVAYHLLASAALVFLIIIVGGITRLTESGLSITEWNPGLKGMRLPWTDDEWNAEWDKYKQSPEFTMINQDMTLEDFKSIFMWEWSHRILGRVIGVFFAVPALYFCLRPNIATRDVRWKLLAITAGIGFQGLLGWVMVASGLKNPYENEPATAEPRPEWTPRVSHFRLAAHLGTAFAVYMGMVYTAVTILRDNGLARSATAGADVQSALSKLVTQLQSPVVRRYKNVAVGLLALVFTTAMYGAFVAGLDAGLVYSEFPMMGDGRLLPPADELLDVRYAVRTNAPVPSPDVTTTPVQPSSSRLVLGNVTQNPVTVQAIHRYLGLTTVASMLFFLPYSKRMKALLPRAAPRFATGAVHMSIVQALLGISTLIYMVPLPLASLHQAGAVVTLTMMTCVLAVLRKPGQALQALAKARTEAARHAAASHGPRP, from the exons ATGCTGCCCAAGACGGTGGcgcagccgctgcgccccgctgcgcgcacgccgcaggTCAACATGCTGCGCGCGTATGCCACGAGCACTGCTACGCCACTGCTTGCCTCTCGTCCGATCGTCGCCTACCACCTGCTTGCCTCTGCTGCGCTTGTTTTCCTGATCATTATTGTCGGTGGCATTACGCGCCTGACCGAATCGGGCCTCTCAATTACCGAGTGGAACCCCGGTTTGAAAGGCATGCGCCTCCCGTGGACGGACGACGAGTGGAATGCCGAGTGGGACAAGTACAAGCAGTCGCCCGAGTTTACTAT GATCAACCAAGACatgacgctcgaggacttTAAGTCGATCTTTATGTGGGAGTGGTCGCACCGTATCCTCGGCCGCGTGATTGGCGTCTTTTTCGCGGTGCCCGCGCTATACTTTTGCCTGCGTCCCAACATTGCGACGCGGGATGTGCGCTGGAAGCTCCTTGCGATCACGGCTGGTATCGGTTTTCAGGGCCTGCTCGGCTGGGTGATGGTCGCAAGTGGGCTCAAGAACCCCTACGAGAACGAGCCTGCGAcggccgagccgcgccCTGAAtggacgccgcgcgtgaGCCActtccgcctcgcggcgcacctcggcacggcGTTTGCGGTGTACATGGGCATGGTCTATACCGCCGTGACGATCCTGCGTGACAATGGtctggcgcgcagcgcgacggctGGTGCGGACGTGCAGAGCGCGCTGTCGAAGCTCGTGACGCAGCTGCAGAGCcccgtcgtgcgccgctaCAAGAACGTTGCAGTGGgcctccttgcgctcgtctTTACCACGGCCATGTACGGCGCGTTTGTTGCCGGTCTCGACGCCGGGCTCGTCTACAGCGAGTTCCCGATGATGGGTGATGGCCGTCTGCTGCCGCCTGCCGATGAGCTGCTGGATGTGCGctacgcggtgcgcaccaaCGCCCCCGTGCCCTCTCCCGACgtgacgacgacgccggtgcagccctcgtcctcgcgccTGGTCCTCGGCAACGTCACGCAGAACCCCGTGACGGTGCAGGCGATCCACCGCTACCTGGGCCTGACGACCGTCGCGTCGATGCTCTTCTTCCTGCCGTACTCGAAGCGCATGAAGGCGCTGCTcccccgcgccgccccgcgcTTTGCGACCGGCGCCGTGCACATGAGCATTGTGCaagcgctgctcggcatcTCGACGCTGATCTATATGGTGCCGCTCCCCCTTGCGTCGCTGCACCAGGCTGGCGCCGTGGTCACCCTGACGATGATGACCTGTGTCCttgccgtgctgcgcaagcctggccaggcgctccaggcgctggcCAAAGCACGTACCGAAGCCGCGCGCcatgccgccgcgtcgcacggACCCCGTCCATag
- the MBP1 gene encoding Transcription factor mbp1 (MBF subunit p120) (EggNog:ENOG503NTY6; COG:S), with product MPSLPPGQIFKATYSGVPVYECIIKDVAVMRRRSDAWLNATQILKVVGLDKSQRTRVLEKEVQKGIHEKVQGGYGKYQGTWIPMDVAIALAEHYHIRELLEPIIAFVPSDRSPPPAPKHAIATSGRLKKTPSEVMDSARLRASSEENSSEVIGADEYNRSEGSISPSPSDMSSASRTPSPIAPDAKDYAPRYADARGVMYTPGSRVSTPYGYRDPYMQTTPTYEEADPQARYAEIILDYFISETTTIPPLLVSPPLDFDPNMSIDEDEHTALHWACAMGRIRVVKLLLSAGADVFRVNSNGQTALMRAAMFSNNYDLRKFPELFELLHRSILNIDRSDRTVFHHVVDLALSRGKPQASRYYLETMIHRLAEYGDQLADILNFQDDEGETALTMAARARSKRLVKLLLEHGADPKIRNREGKNAEDYIVEDERFRASPSRPSAALPSAEPAGHQGAHTSEAGQRAAGRAVGLVSTLLHDLADSYDTELAILEKKLAHAQSLLVQIQSEIAESGRMEAALRASGQDTDETLAKVHRLEDEVRTAYRRRDAAEAARQWADAESRIRSAQHAAGIEGLGHVHDADVQPLLTPPSDLRAELERLRDATRAACARRDQLEQTYLDNQRDQATGHTMTTYRRLIAAGCGGIPTEEVDAVVNVLNDLLEEGDSAAAAKYVDQVRPRPQEERMDDGAAPVAVS from the coding sequence ATGCCCTCGTTGCCGCCTGGGCAGATCTTTAAGGCGACGTACTCTGGTGTGCCGGTGTACGAGTGCATTATTAAGGATGTGGCCGTGATGCGTCGTCGGAGCGATGCATGGCTGAACGCGACGCAGATCCTCAAGGTTGTCGGCCTGGACAAgtcgcagcgcacgcgtgtgctcgagaaggaggTGCAGAAAGGCATCCACGAAAAGGTCCAGGGTGGCTACGGCAAGTACCAAGGGACGTGGATCCCGATGGATGTCGCGATTGCGCTCGCGGAGCACTACCATAttcgcgagctgctcgagccgaTCATTGCGTTCGTCCCGTCGGACCGCTCGCCCCCCCCCGCGCCGAAGCACGCGATCGCCACGTCGGGGCGCCTGAAGaagacgccgagcgaggtgATGGacagcgcgcgcctgcgcgcctcgagcgaggaaAACAGCAGCGAGGTGATCGGCGCGGACGAGTACAACCGCTCCGAAGGCTCCatctcgccgtcgccgagcgacatGTCGTCCGCgagccgcacgccgagccccATCGCGCCGGACGCAAAGGATTACGCGCCGCGgtacgccgacgcgcgggGCGTGATGTACACGCCGggctcgcgcgtctcgacgccGTACGGCTACCGCGACCCGTACATGCAGACCACGCCGACGTACGAAGAGGCGGATCCGCAGGCGCGGTACGCCGAGATCATCCTCGACTACTTTATCAGCGAGACGACCACGATTCCCCCGCTGCTCGTCAGTCCCCCGCTGGACTTTGACCCGAATATGAGCATCGACGAAGACGAGCACACCGCGCTGCACTGGGCATGCGCGATGGGGCGCATCCGCGTCGTAAAGCTCCTCCTCTctgccggtgccgacgtCTTTCGCGTGAACTCGAATGGGCAGACGGCGCTGATGCGCGCGGCAATGTTTTCCAACAACTacgacctgcgcaagtTTCCCGAGCTCTttgagctgctgcaccggAGCATCCTCAACATCGACCGCAGCGACCGCACCGTCTTCCACCACGTCGTGGACCTTGCGCTGAGCCGCGGCAAGCCGCAGGCTAGCCGGTACTACCTCGAGACGATGAtccaccgcctcgccgagtacggcgaccagctcgcggatATCCTCAACTTccaggacgacgagggAGAGACGGCGCTCACGAtggccgcacgcgcgcggtcCAAACGCCTGGTcaagctcctgctcgagcatgGCGCGGACCCCAAGATCCGCAACCGCGAGGGGAAGAACGCCGAGGACTATATCGTGGAGGACGAGCGCTTCCGCGCGAGCCcctcgcgcccgagcgccgcgctgcccagcgccgagccggcggGACACCAGGGCGCGCACACGTCAGAAGccggccagcgcgccgccggacgcgccgtcggcctcgtctcgacgctcctgcacgacctcgccgacTCGTACGacaccgagctcgcgatCCTTGAAAAGAAGCTCGCACACGCCCAGTCGCTCCTCGTACAGATCCAGAGCGAAATTGCAGAGAGCGGGCGCATGGAGGCCGCGCTCCGTGCCAGCGGCCAGGACACggacgagacgctcgccaaggtgcaccgcctcgaggacgaggtgcgcaccgcgtaccgccgccgcgacgcagccgaggccgcgcgccagtGGGCAGACGCCGAAAGCCGGATCCGCTCCGCACAGCACGCGGCCGGCATCGAGGGGCTCGGCCACGtccacgacgccgacgtccAGCCCCTgctcacgccgccgagcgacctgcgcgccgagctcgagcgcctgcgcgatgcgacacgcgccgcatgcgcacgccgcgaccAGCTCGAACAGACCTACCTCGATAACCAGCGCGACCAGGCAACGGGGCACACCATGACGACCTACCGCCGCCTAATTGCCGCGGGGTGCGGCGGGATTCCCACCGAAGAGGTCGACGCGGTAGTCAACGTCCTCAACGACCTGCTCGAAGAGGGCGAcagcgcagccgcggccaAGTACGTAGACCAGGTCCGGCCGCGCCCGCAGGAGGAGCGGAtggacgacggcgcagcgccggtCGCTGTTTCGTAG
- a CDS encoding uncharacterized protein (COG:K; EggNog:ENOG503P7H5), whose protein sequence is MHNATGKPEGSEVAFQGGHNTAAYAHGAGVKKGAGEADNTSQMDPHLTGGRRSEGAPPGYAHVRQEQQPYRLDLLQTDPNLEANASLQGDGASEHADHVTRAFPFLSNSIGGQEGDGRAAIFPPNFAQDDAYKKAAEPPSPLEESGASGLHSKAQRGPSSYDSLSASDKKETPYSRSPSLRVTHKIAERKRRKEMKDLFEELKDFVPVDRGPKTSKGDILTKAVLQFQTLHREREHLIEALEAAHHELNQLRQVAGGSDASGANLQQHVYPHSGAQYLPRSSDARIHGGMVPGTQESLGREKGEGAGGRSESFLSDLRLDRLRQGDDSVHPSFKQLDQGAGVLDQSLGASRSFQPESYQNPLDIPGGQDATIGQDAQHAQRGLSQDQSRGLARDSDAILPETTGADAPGM, encoded by the coding sequence ATGCACAACGCTACTGGCAAGCCGGAAGGCAGTGAAGTCGCCTTTCAAGGCGGCCACAACAccgccgcgtacgcgcaCGGTGCGGGCGTCAAGAAGGGTGCGGGCGAGGCGGACAACACGTCCCAGATGGACCCCCACCTGACCGGtggccgccgcagcgaaggcgcgccgccgggctaCGCCCATGTGCGCCAGGAGCAGCAGCCCTACCGCCTGGACCTGCTCCAGACCGATCCCAACCTCGAGGCCAACGCGTCGCTGCagggcgacggcgcgagcgAACACGCGGACCATGTCACGCGCGCATTTCCGTTCCTCTCCAACTCGATCGGCGGGCAGGaaggcgacggccgcgccgccatCTTCCCCCCGAACTTTGCGCAGGACGACGCGTACAAGAAGGCGGCCGAGCCCCCTTCGCCGCTCGAagagagcggcgcgtcgggtCTGCACTccaaggcgcagcgtggCCCCAGCTCGTACGACTCGCTCTCCGCTTCAGACAAGAAGGAGACGCCGTACTCGCGCAGCCCTAGCCTGCGTGTCACACATAagatcgccgagcgcaagcgccggaAGGAGATGAAGGACCTCTTTGAAGAGCTCAAGGACTTTGTGCCTGTCGACCGCGGCCCCAAGACGAGCAAGGGCGACATCCTCACCAAGGCCGTGCTCCAGTTCCAGacgctgcaccgcgagcgcgagcacctcatcgaggcgctcgaagCCGCGCACCACGAGCTCAATCagctgcgccaggtcgccggcggcagcgacgcgagcggcgcgaacctgcagcagcacgtCTACCCACACTCGGGTGCCCAGTACCTCCCGCGCTCCTCGGACGCACGTATCCACGGGGGGATGGTGCCGGGTACGCAAGAGTCGCTTGGCCGCGAAAAGGGCGAGGGTGCGGGCGGCCGCTCCGAGTCGTTCCTCTCGGACCTGCGCCTGGACCGCCTGCGTCAGGGCGACGACAGCGTCCACCCGAGCTtcaagcagctcgaccagggcgcaggcgtgctcgaccagtcgctcggcgcctcgcgctcgttcCAGCCCGAGTCGTACCAGAACCCTCTGGATATCCCGGGCGGCCAGGACGCGACGATCGGCCAGGACGCACAGCACGCGCAACGGGGCCTCTCGCAGGACCAGTCCCGGGGCCTCGCACGCGACAGCGACGCGATCTTGCCAGAGacgaccggcgccgacgcgccgggcaTGTAG
- a CDS encoding uncharacterized protein (COG:L; EggNog:ENOG503NWTJ), with product MHGEKEGAHDRAARLFPIFAPGGARGEPEKKARSGGKGAAKPPPPPSASGSRTHVESAPVQRAVRGTGGAAHPFFAKRAGNSEMRRVRDEHVPMQASIAAPWPHRDAVHVAPETRTRRTPLALPPGWARRTRKERTPLSGTYVPRTSAYAPPPSAGRADEAVSCEAALSLENTIPAPRSPLAYIATDLQYDGTYPAAVAALYDQLQHAAPQSLSDARPSHGAAQWIDRWRPTCAAHVLGNEQAATYMRDWLHELRVSFTSHTRKRPIQTRVTQRKRGRPRMYDDEAEFHSDEDAWFDQFRAPGTQRTPPPPLTNCLLLEGPCGSGKSAAVHACAAELGFAVFELYAGVGRRSGKELASAVGQLSRNHMVAGEAAENAPRQSLILLDEVDLLMDDDAGFWPAVVELVRDSHRPVILTCNDASLVPIAELPLQNTLQFAAPPLQVGATYLQLVALAEGYIVSQAAMQNLYASTCASPPSIGGSGALHPGSHLFPVERALGDRPSYDLRAALMQLQYICLYTNARALRERPPAPPPEARAAERPARRVRGPAALQLLDSLRSMADAASACDLLDTHVAEASSDDTLPVWARARLAPQPATRCTQPAEAPITPYAAPFAQVLGTLAAADWLQHARAWVTPDPQAPPPEHNLPRAYPRLDGERLAHCRLLGQFLQLVHIPTSEALPRASLVVDYAPHVRQIMLLDQLKQAAWAAQLQTSDGVRATRNSARLLLDTWGMRGQEHGQWIPFGPADRAAGHQTGFTHS from the exons ATGCACGGCGAGAAGGAGGGCGCgcacgaccgcgccgcgcgtctcTTCCCCATCTTTGCGCCGGGGGGAGCGCGCGGGGAGCCGGAGAAGAAGGCGAGGAGCGGGGGGAAAGGCGCAGcgaagccgccgccgccgccgagcgcgagcggcagccGGACGCACGTCGAATCGGCGCCGgtccagcgcgccgtgcggggaaccggcggcgcggcgcacccgtTCTTTGCAAAGCGCGCGGGAAACAGCGAGATGCGGCGTGTACGTGACGAGCATGTGCCGATGCAGGCGTccatcgccgcgccgtggccgcaccgcgacgcggtccaCGTCGCGCCAGAGACAAGAACCCGGCGCACCCCTTTGGCCCTGCCGCCGGgctgggcgaggcgcacacgcaaggagcgcacgccgctgagcGGCACCTATGTCCCACGCACCTCTGCATAcgcgccaccgccgagcgcggggcgcgccgacgaggcggtgaGCTGCGAAGCGgcgctctcgctcgagaATACCATTCCTGCCCCACGCAGCCCGCTAGCGTACATTGCTACAGACCTCCAATACGACGGCACGTACCCTGCCGCGGTAGCCGCGCTCTACGaccagctgcagcacgccgcgccccaGTCGCTGTCTGACGCACGGCCctcgcacggcgcggcacagTGGATCGACCGCTGGCGGCCGACGTGTGCTGCACACGTCCTCGGCaacgagcaggcggcgacGTACATGCGCGACTGGCTACACGAGCTCCGTGTGTCGTTTACCTCGCATACACGCAAGCGCCCGATCCAGACGCGcgtcacgcagcgcaagcgggGCCGGCCGCGTAtgtacgacgacgaggccgagttCCATTCCGACGAGGACGCATGGTTCGACCAGTTccgcgcgcccggcacgcagcgcacgccgcccccgccgcTGACCAACTGCCTATTGCTCGAAGGGCCGTGTGGGAGCGGCAAgtcggccgccgtgcacgcgtgtgccgccgagctcggcttTGCGGTGTTTGAGCTGTAcgccggcgtcgggcggcggtccggcaaggagctcgcgaGTGCTGTCGGGCAGCTCTCGCGCAACCACATGgtcgccggcgaggccgccgagaatgcgccgcggcagtCGCTGATCCTCCTCGACGAAGTCGACCTGCTgatggacgacgacgcgggTTTCTGGCcggcggtcgtcgagctcgtgcgcgactcGCACCGCCCCGTCATCCTTACATGCAACG ACGCGAGCCTCGTGCCGATCGCCGAGCTTCCGCTCCAAAACACGCTGCAGtttgccgcgccgccgctccagGTCGGCGCGACCTacctgcagctcgtcgcgcttgcgGAAGGCTACATTGTCTCGCAGGCCGCGATGCAGAATTTGTACGCCAGCACATGTGCGTCCCCGCCGTCGatcggcggcagcggcgcgctgcaccccGGCAGCCACCTCTTTCCCGTGGAGCGGGCCTTGGGCGATCGGCCGTCGTACGATCTGCGTGCGGCACTGATGCAACTGCAGTACATCTGCCTCTATACCaacgcgcgcgccttgcgcgaaCGCccccctgcgccgccccccgaggcgcgtgcggcggagcggccggcgcggcgcgtacgcggccCCGCGGCTCTCCAGCTCCTCGATAGCCTACGGAGCatggccgacgccgcgtcggcgtgcgacctgctcgacacgcacgtcgccgaggcgtcgagcgacgatACCTTGCCAGTGTGGGcccgtgcgcgcctcgcgccgcagcctgCGACGCGGTGTACGCAGCCGGCAGAGGCGCCGATCACGCCGTACGCCGCACCCTTTGCCCAggtcctcggcacgctcgcagCGGCCGACTGgctgcagcacgctcgcgcatgGGTCACACCGGATccccaagcgccgccgcccgagcacAACCTGCCACGCGCCTATCCGCGATTGGACGGCgaacgcctcgcgcactgccgcctcctcggccagtttctgcagctcgtgcacaTTCCCACGAGCGAGGCActgccgcgcgcatcgctcgTCGTGGACTATGCGCCTCACGTCCGCCAGATTAtgctcctcgaccagctcaagcaggcggcgtgggccgcgcagctccaaACGTCggacggcgtgcgtgccaCACGCAACTccgcgcgcctcctcctcgatACCTGGGGCATGCGGGGGCAGGAGCACGGGCAGTGGATTCCGTTTGGGCCGGCGGAccgcgcagcaggacaTCAGACAGGGTTTACCCATTCATAG